The Pecten maximus chromosome 12, xPecMax1.1, whole genome shotgun sequence genome includes a region encoding these proteins:
- the LOC117339311 gene encoding probable G-protein coupled receptor 83 translates to MLEHQLKSINRFMHMFKNRTTEFDFTNTTSTPWAQRHSDEVFEKLILAFAYGILIVISFFGNSIVCYVILRNRRMYTVTNFFIANMAMSDLLLTLFNVPFNIAKHLLDNWPFGDVLCHFVNFSLMVSVYVSTFTLTAIALDRQNVLLKPLQPRMTKQMGLVVLVIIWLIAIFFSLPYGIFNKVQSISMMVKRVDRCSPHFPEPQEVFAKYLTLVTVVLQYIIPLSIIAVAYGRIVMRLWKRVQLGAVTRTQQMSQAKAKRKSIKLLVTVVIVFALCWMPLNLYHILTQFHPDIRTFTYDSTAFFVFHWIAISSTCYNPFVYCWLNESFRAEVKSCFSCCKRSRRVHPGIDVDGMLIRHDVFRRSKTITSMIRSSTTFSSIRITTNTSVHRDSYPFCVRDQTPLVNSQKFVSTEFSNVMCEDNLTS, encoded by the coding sequence ATGCTGGAACATCAATTAAAATCGATCAATCGATTCATGCACATGTTCAAGAACCGAACAACGGAGTTTGATTTTACCAACACGACATCTACACCTTGGGCTCAACGTCACTCTGATGAAGTGTTCGAGAAGCTCATCTTGGCGTTCGCGTATGGCATTCTCATAGTGATATCGTTTTTTGGGAACAGTATAGTCTGTTACGTAATCCTACGGAACAGGCGGATGTACACAGTGACAAACTTCTTCATCGCTAACATGGCTATGTCAGACTTACTGCTCACACTGTTCAACGTTCCTTTCAACATAGCTAAACACCTTCTGGACAACTGGCCGTTCGGCGACGTTCTTTGTCATTTCGTGAATTTTTCACTGATGGTATCAGTTTATGTTTCGACCTTCACCTTGACCGCCATAGCCCTTGACCGACAGAACGTGCTACTTAAACCTCTCCAGCCGCGCATGACGAAACAGATGGGCCTGGTCGTGCTAGTGATAATTTGGTTGATTGCGATTTTCTTTTCCTTGCCGTACGGTATTTTCAATAAGGTACAAAGTATAAGTATGATGGTAAAGAGGGTCGACAGATGTAGTCCGCACTTCCCAGAACCACAGGAAGTTTTTGCGAAGTATCTGACACTGGTTACAgttgtattacagtatataatcCCGCTGAGCATTATTGCCGTGGCATACGGTAGGATCGTGATGCGCCTGTGGAAGCGAGTGCAGCTCGGAGCCGTAACGCGAACGCAACAAATGTCACAGGCGAAAGCGAAACGCAAAAGTATCAAGCTGCTGGTGACTGTCGTCATTGTGTTCGCGCTGTGCTGGATGCCTTTGAACTTGTACCACATATTGACCCAGTTTCATCCGGATATCCGGACATTTACGTACGACAGTACAGCGTTTTTCGTGTTCCATTGGATCGCCATCAGCAGTACGTGTTACAATCCGTTCGTATATTGCTGGCTTAACGAGAGCTTCCGAGCGGAAGTCAAATCTTGCTTCAGCTGCTGCAAGAGATCGCGACGTGTACATCCGGGCATTGATGTTGATGGTATGCTCATCCGCCATGATGTATTCCGGCGATCGAAGACTATAACGAGCATGATTCGATCGAGCACTACTTTCAGTTCTATCCGGATAACTACCAACACCAGTGTTCACAGAGACTCATACCCGTTTTGTGTCAGAGACCAAACACCACTGGTCAACTCTCAGAAGTTTGTCTCCACTGAATTCTCCAATGTAATGTGTGAAGACAACTTAACTAGTTAG